One segment of Dolichospermum sp. DET69 DNA contains the following:
- a CDS encoding type II toxin-antitoxin system VapC family toxin, producing MIESLYLDTSIIGYLTIRPSTNLITASNSIITQSWWDTRRQNFTLYISEVVLEELARGDQEIVTKRLDLINELPLLELNETVEELAQQFLTKSNLPPKASDDALHIALATVYKVDYLLTWNCKHIANAQIQKKLSQISIQSGYELPTICTPYELMGD from the coding sequence ATGATTGAAAGTCTCTATCTTGACACCAGTATTATTGGCTATCTGACAATTAGGCCAAGCACTAATCTAATAACTGCCTCAAATTCAATAATTACACAGAGTTGGTGGGATACTCGACGGCAAAATTTTACTCTATATATCTCTGAAGTAGTTTTAGAGGAATTAGCCAGAGGAGATCAAGAAATAGTTACTAAACGACTTGATCTAATCAATGAATTACCATTACTAGAACTCAACGAAACAGTGGAAGAATTAGCCCAGCAATTTCTCACAAAAAGCAATCTTCCTCCTAAAGCATCTGATGATGCCTTACATATTGCCTTAGCTACTGTTTATAAAGTAGATTATTTGTTAACATGGAACTGTAAACATATTGCTAATGCACAAATACAGAAAAAACTCTCACAAATTAGTATTCAATCTGGTTATGAATTACCAACAATCTGTACACCTTATGAACTTATGGGAGACTAA
- a CDS encoding cysteine desulfurase-like protein has translation MNESLDIKWIRAQFPALTQTINGKPAIFFDGPGGTQVPGGVLDAISDYLVRSNANTHGAFATSMRTDALIISARAAIADFLGCDNDEVVFGANMTTLTFSVSRAIGRELQPGDEIIVTNLDHAANISPWYALEEKGVIIRPIDINITDCTLDIKDLEQKINSRTKLVAVTYASNAVGTINDITKITKLAHNVGALVYVDAVHYAPHAPINVHHLDCDFLACSAYKFFAPHVGILYGKREYLTRFSPYKVKPASEEVPSRWETGTLNHEGLAGLVAAINYLAKLGCHVSPTLDSELLSSLMEADKEGLTTFHCPRFLTETAQPNHELASAYHSRRAALVAAMSAIQQYERELSKKLISGLLKIPGLTLYGITEPSQFTWRTPTVSIRIEGKTPATIATILGEKGIFAWYGNFYAVNLTEKLDVETSGGLLRIGLAHYNTVEEIDQLLQALNEI, from the coding sequence ATGAACGAATCTTTAGACATAAAATGGATACGCGCCCAGTTTCCCGCACTGACACAAACAATCAACGGAAAACCAGCGATTTTCTTTGATGGACCTGGGGGAACACAAGTTCCTGGTGGAGTATTAGACGCAATTAGTGATTATTTAGTTAGATCGAATGCTAATACTCACGGTGCTTTTGCTACGAGTATGCGAACAGATGCCTTGATTATTTCCGCCAGGGCTGCGATCGCCGACTTCCTAGGATGTGATAATGATGAAGTAGTATTTGGCGCAAACATGACCACCCTCACCTTCTCCGTGAGTCGCGCTATCGGGAGAGAATTACAACCAGGTGATGAAATCATTGTCACAAACTTAGACCACGCAGCCAATATTTCTCCCTGGTATGCTTTAGAAGAAAAAGGTGTAATTATTCGTCCTATTGATATCAATATTACCGACTGTACTTTAGATATAAAAGATTTAGAACAAAAGATAAATTCCCGGACAAAATTAGTTGCAGTCACCTATGCTTCTAACGCCGTTGGCACAATTAATGATATTACCAAAATAACAAAACTCGCCCATAATGTCGGGGCTTTAGTATATGTTGATGCTGTCCATTATGCCCCCCATGCACCGATTAATGTTCATCATTTAGACTGTGATTTTCTCGCCTGTTCCGCTTATAAATTCTTCGCTCCTCATGTCGGGATTCTCTACGGAAAAAGAGAATATTTAACGAGATTTTCGCCTTATAAAGTGAAACCTGCATCAGAAGAAGTTCCTTCCAGATGGGAAACAGGAACTTTAAATCATGAAGGTTTAGCCGGATTAGTAGCAGCAATTAACTATTTAGCAAAATTAGGTTGTCATGTTTCCCCAACCTTAGATAGTGAATTACTTTCCTCCTTAATGGAAGCCGATAAAGAAGGATTAACAACTTTCCATTGTCCGCGATTTCTGACAGAAACAGCACAACCAAACCATGAACTAGCATCAGCTTATCATAGTCGCCGAGCTGCTTTAGTTGCAGCAATGTCAGCCATTCAACAATATGAAAGAGAATTAAGTAAAAAGCTGATTTCAGGATTGCTAAAAATCCCTGGTTTAACCTTATATGGAATTACTGAACCCAGCCAATTTACATGGCGTACACCCACAGTATCTATCCGCATAGAAGGAAAAACACCAGCAACCATAGCAACCATATTAGGAGAAAAGGGAATATTTGCTTGGTACGGAAATTTCTATGCAGTTAACCTCACCGAAAAATTAGACGTAGAAACATCTGGTGGCTTATTGAGAATTGGTTTAGCCCATTACAACACAGTTGAAGAAATTGATCAACTCTTGCAAGCCTTGAATGAAATTTAA